A window of Ruminiclostridium herbifermentans genomic DNA:
AAATTTTTTCAGACATAACTCCACGTATACTACTACCTGGAATTAAAGGTTCCTTTGGTTCATTCAATGAAACTTTTCCAGACAAATCATTATATGAGAAAAAGTCATAGTTCTTATGTTTTTCATTTGTTTCTTTATTTCCATCAGCTTTATTATCTTGTTCATCCTTTTTTTCATTTATCAAATCAGCTAATCCTAACGCATTGTCATTAGTTATATTTGGTATAAAAATTGGTGTCTTTGTTCTCAATGTACAACTAATTGAGCCCGTTAGCAGTTCATCAGAGAAATCCTCTTTACCTTTTTCTCTTCGTTTAACTTCTTTTCCAAGACTTATGAAATTATATGGATTAACAAATTTGTCTCCAAATTCTTCAATATTGTTTGGATATTTACTCTTTTTCTGTATATTATTTTTCCATTTCATCATTTCACTAGCCATATCACCCATCACACTCCACCTCATTTCCTCCAGCTTTAAATCCTGCTAATCTCCAATCTGCTACTTCTGGAGAGCCATCTTCATTAAATTTTATGTAAGTCTTAATTAATAGCTTTAAATCCTGATCTTTGTAAGCTTCAGCATTAAAAGGCAGCTCGGGCAAATTTCTAATTTTACTTTTAAATTTACCGTCTTTTTGCCACTCACCATCAAGATAGTGCTCTTCTTTATATATATAAAGCTTTTTTGACTCATTGTAATCATCAAGATAGCGATATAAGAACTTATCTTGTTCAAATGAATATATAACCCTAACCTCAAAGCATCTATTAAAAACTCGAAGTTCTAACAAGTTATTTGTATCATTTTGAGTAAATTCATTATCATTTTTAAACTTATCACAAAACTTCATGTTTACAAATTTTCCAAAACAAACATGATCTTTGAAAACTGCATATACAAAGCAATTTTCATCTTTTTCACTCACTATAAATTTTTGTTTATTATCAGAATCATCTTCTGTCCTGTTTTCATAAATACTCTTTAGTCTACCAATCAAATCCTGAGGAATTACATTTTTTATTTCCACTTCTATATCTGACCAGTTCATTTCTTTAGTATCACCCATTTTTTCTCAACTCCTCCGCAAGTGATTTTAAGCATTCTTTACTTACTATATCTTTTTCATTATTTTGGGGTATATCTTTTCCTATATCGTTCGCTATTTCCTTTACTATATCTTTATGAATCTTAATATCAGTAACCTTCATAAGTCCTCTACCTACAGCAGTTTCACCACCTACAGCTAACAGCCCATCATTAAGTTCATCAAGGAAAAGGAAAACTAAACCCAATACAGCTTTTTTCTCATCACATTTTCTGTTTATTCCTATTTTTAGTTTTGTTTCTCCACCACAGCATACATTTTCAGTAAATAGAGCTCCATGCATTGAGCCACCAGTAAATCTATCTATTTTAGTTCTTGTTATAGGCATAATTGTGAAATTCTCAATTTCACTTTCAAAAAAGCTGAGGTTTGATTTGCAGAACTGTTTTTTGTTTTTCTTGCTTCCATCTACTTCCGTTTTGTTGTCACTTATATTATTTGTGCTACTATTTTGAACGTTATTGTTTTTAGTATTTTCAGCATTTTGTTCGTTTTCATTCTGACCAAAGGCAATGCTAAGTATGCGATTAACTTTCTCATTTATTTTGCGTCTAACATTATCTTTATCATCATTTACATCAACGCCTATTGCATTTAAGTCCATAGAATTTAATATTTCTTCCAAAATAATTTTTGACCTGTGTCTGAATGCTCCTGCCCAAGTTGTACCAGGAATTACAGGTGTTTCATCGTCCAAACAAAGTTGTCCATAATCAAATTTTTCTATATTAGGATAACTTTTGACTTTGTTCTTTTCAGAGTTATTTTTACAATCTATTCTCTGTTCAGAATTACTATCATTTTCTCCACTTTGTTGAGAATTATTTTGAACTATAATATTTGGATCAACATTATAATCACGTATCATTATTGTATCTGGTATTTTAATTTTTGCTTCAATTCCGTAAATATCATTACTACCAAGGTCCTCTCTTGATGTATAATTTCCATCTTTCCACTCAGAAGAACAATATGGATCAAATTCCAACCAATCTTCAGCTTTGCATTCTCCCTTTATAAAGCTTTTTGTATAATACTCTGCTTCCATATAACCCAATCCACGGCTTGTTTTTGAGCCTATACGAAGGTCGCCTGAATTGATTGCAATTGCTATTTTGTTAATTATCGCTTTAAATACTTTGGCTTTTTCACCACAATATTCAATTATTGCTTCAAATTTCGCACCCTTTTCAATAATTTCATAATTGTACTTTCCAGTGTCAATGGCTGTTTTCCTATCATCCAACTTTACACCATCTCTAAATGAAATAACAAATCTGGATTTTGATTTTTTGTTTGGATTGTCTGTGTTATTCGTGGAAGAATTATTCTCTGCATTATTTTCAGAAGAATTTCTACCTTCTACCTCTGCAAGTACTGCATCACCAAAAATTATTTCGCTTTGCCTTGCCTTGTGTTCCTCTTTTGAGTTTCCTCTATGAATATATCCAAAGAATTCTTTATCAATATCATCAATACTCATATCAGATGAATCTAAACCATTTGTTTTTATGTAGTGCCTGAATACTCCTGCCAGTGTTGAGCCTGGAATAAATGGTTCATCTCCTTGCTTGATAATATCCTTATCGCTGAACTCATCCATACCTGAGCATACTGAAAAAGGAGATTTTGTTGTAAGAATTAGTTTTATATATACTCTTTCTTTCGTACTATTTGTCATTTTTATCGCCTCCCTTTTCATTGCCAATTATTCTTATGTTAAGTCTGCATTGTGTCAGCAAGTTAATGTAATAGTACTTCAAATAATATTCCAAAAGTTCTTCTTTTGCATTGTTATTACTTATTTTTTTCACATCTTCAAATCTTTCAATGGATTCTTTTATTTCATTTAAATCTTTCCTTTTTTCTTCAGCAGCTTTGTTGATTGAATTAGTATTAACTTCTGGAGAATTATTTGATTCATTAGAAGAATTAATTTCTAAGGAACCTTCTTCTTTATCCTTAAATACTAGTTCTTCTACCATTTTCCTTTTATCCGTATCTTTAATATAACTGATAAATTCCACAAAGTCCGAATACTTCCAACCATTTATGTATTTTACAAGAAGGTTATTTATAGTTGTTGAATTAATTGAAAGCTTTTGTTGATTATCTATTTTTTCCGAATTATTATTAAGCCTTTCTGCATTATAAAGTGCTTTTTTCTTAAGTTTTAATAAGTTTTCTTGCCTTTTGATATTATTTATTAATATACTAAGCACATTTTCCAAATCTGGAGTTTTAGCTTTCTCTTTATTGCTTGTACTAATCCAGTCTTTTTCCTTTAGAGCTAGATTATCATTTAAAACAGCATCTTTTACCCAGACATACATTTTGCCCAAGCCCTCATTCTGTCTTTCGCCTATGCTAATGTATTTATTAATTTCTTTTTCGTCACCTGTATATATAAAAGTAAACACACTACCTGTAGCAATTGCTGGAACAGGAGGTCTTTCCAAATTCCATTTCCTATTGTAGCTGCCTATTTGGTCAACCTTAATGAATGATATTTTTTCATTGTCACAATATTTCTTTGTATCATCCTTGCCAAAAAGCTTCTCTGCAATTTTCTTAACAATTTCCTCTGGCTTTATAATATTGCCTCCCAAATCATCAAGAAGCATAATATGTGATTGTGCAACTACTGCAAGTTCATTACCATTGTTTACTGAAATTTTTATTTCATCTGATGTTTCCTCTTTATACTTAACAACTGTTACAGAGCCATATTGAGCAGTTTTTGACTTTCCAATACGCATTTTGCAGTTATTTTTATTAAGCAAATCAACTATCGTCTTTATGCCTTCCTTGCTGCCTTTAATCTCACCAATAAAGTATTGGTCTGCACTTATTGCATTATATTGATAAAATGTATCTATAGCTTTGTCCTTTGACTTTTTACCATCTTTATCATCAACAGGTCTTGCGTGATGGTAGAATACTTCTTTTTTGACCTCCACAAAACGTTTTTTATCAATTTCATATTCATTTTTGCAGTTATTCTCTTTACTACTCTTACAGTCAGGCAATTTACCAAATGGATAAATATCTATATCACGGATAAACTTGTTTGTTAAAGATTTAGAAGGATTTTGTTTTTGTTCTTTTTCATAAAATACACTATTATAGCAAATTCCTTCACTGATTTTTTCTTTTTTACATGTAACAGGTGCTGGAAAATATCTGCTATAATTCTTATCCGAAATATAGAAATTAGAAAAATACAATCCATCCTCCTGACCATTAACAAAGAACTTATAGAAATTTTCATCATCTTTGTTATACTTTAAATACTGACCTGCGAAATAGCCTAATATAGTTGAGCCTGGAATATAGTCCATTGATTCAGAAGCCTTATTGCTGGAAATCATTATCGGTGAATCCAATCTGATCAGAAGCTTAATTTTATTACAATTATCAGAAATATTAATTACATTTTTTTCAATTGCATTATTTTCCTCTAAACTGAGCTTTACTGCTCCAAAGCCCCTTGTCCTGTGTGAGCCAATGTGCCTTAATGCTTTACAGCATTTAACTAATAGTTCTTTATCACTTGGGTCTGACAAGCTTGCCTCAGCAATGAATACCCTGTTTATATCGTTTATATTGGTTTCGATATTATTTTCATTATTTTTTTCATGATTGTTTTTGTTAGCTACATCTTCATTTTTTAAATTATCAAATTTTTCTTTCTTAATGGGATCTATACAATTAATAACTCTAATGGTTCTGAGGCTTCCATCTTTAGCCGCTCCTGTTGATTCATTAATTGCTGTTCTGGTTCTGGTAGACGTAAAGTAGTTTATAATGTCACTTCTTTTTATTTGTTTCTCGCCTTTGTTTTCATTTTTAGTATCTTTTATGCCTTGCTGATTGTGTACATTCTCAGACTGGCTATACATTTCATCAAGCATAGTATAAATTTCTCTATAATTCTCTATGTAGGCATTAGATATGCTAAATGCTCCACCTTCATTTAATCCCTTTTCACCAAAAAGTCGTTTCTTATCCTCCTCAGTGCAGCTTTCCCATTCTATTAATTCATTAGCAGCTTCTAGCAAACAGCCCTTTAGCCTTTTTGCAGGAATATATGGGAATCCGAATTTATCAAAGCATACATCACTATCTATATAGCATCCGTGTCCACTGCCTGATGCCGCACACAAATCTGATTTAAGCTCTATTTTTATCCTGTAATGTTTCATTTAATTTTTCATCTCCTTCTTCTTTTGCTCATCAAGCTGCGCATTAAGCTTATTATTTATAAATTCAAGCGCAAAATCTTCTAGGTTACAATAAATATCACTAATTTCTAATGAATCATAGTAAATGGCCTTAAAAGAATTACCATCATTATAAAAAGCTTTATTCTTAACTTTTTCATCTGATTCTTCAAATATATCTCTGTTCAGATATTTCTGATATTCAGGTAAAG
This region includes:
- the csx19 gene encoding type III-D CRISPR-associated protein Csx19, yielding MGDTKEMNWSDIEVEIKNVIPQDLIGRLKSIYENRTEDDSDNKQKFIVSEKDENCFVYAVFKDHVCFGKFVNMKFCDKFKNDNEFTQNDTNNLLELRVFNRCFEVRVIYSFEQDKFLYRYLDDYNESKKLYIYKEEHYLDGEWQKDGKFKSKIRNLPELPFNAEAYKDQDLKLLIKTYIKFNEDGSPEVADWRLAGFKAGGNEVECDG
- a CDS encoding RAMP superfamily CRISPR-associated protein; translated protein: MTNSTKERVYIKLILTTKSPFSVCSGMDEFSDKDIIKQGDEPFIPGSTLAGVFRHYIKTNGLDSSDMSIDDIDKEFFGYIHRGNSKEEHKARQSEIIFGDAVLAEVEGRNSSENNAENNSSTNNTDNPNKKSKSRFVISFRDGVKLDDRKTAIDTGKYNYEIIEKGAKFEAIIEYCGEKAKVFKAIINKIAIAINSGDLRIGSKTSRGLGYMEAEYYTKSFIKGECKAEDWLEFDPYCSSEWKDGNYTSREDLGSNDIYGIEAKIKIPDTIMIRDYNVDPNIIVQNNSQQSGENDSNSEQRIDCKNNSEKNKVKSYPNIEKFDYGQLCLDDETPVIPGTTWAGAFRHRSKIILEEILNSMDLNAIGVDVNDDKDNVRRKINEKVNRILSIAFGQNENEQNAENTKNNNVQNSSTNNISDNKTEVDGSKKNKKQFCKSNLSFFESEIENFTIMPITRTKIDRFTGGSMHGALFTENVCCGGETKLKIGINRKCDEKKAVLGLVFLFLDELNDGLLAVGGETAVGRGLMKVTDIKIHKDIVKEIANDIGKDIPQNNEKDIVSKECLKSLAEELRKNG
- a CDS encoding RAMP superfamily CRISPR-associated protein, translating into MKHYRIKIELKSDLCAASGSGHGCYIDSDVCFDKFGFPYIPAKRLKGCLLEAANELIEWESCTEEDKKRLFGEKGLNEGGAFSISNAYIENYREIYTMLDEMYSQSENVHNQQGIKDTKNENKGEKQIKRSDIINYFTSTRTRTAINESTGAAKDGSLRTIRVINCIDPIKKEKFDNLKNEDVANKNNHEKNNENNIETNINDINRVFIAEASLSDPSDKELLVKCCKALRHIGSHRTRGFGAVKLSLEENNAIEKNVINISDNCNKIKLLIRLDSPIMISSNKASESMDYIPGSTILGYFAGQYLKYNKDDENFYKFFVNGQEDGLYFSNFYISDKNYSRYFPAPVTCKKEKISEGICYNSVFYEKEQKQNPSKSLTNKFIRDIDIYPFGKLPDCKSSKENNCKNEYEIDKKRFVEVKKEVFYHHARPVDDKDGKKSKDKAIDTFYQYNAISADQYFIGEIKGSKEGIKTIVDLLNKNNCKMRIGKSKTAQYGSVTVVKYKEETSDEIKISVNNGNELAVVAQSHIMLLDDLGGNIIKPEEIVKKIAEKLFGKDDTKKYCDNEKISFIKVDQIGSYNRKWNLERPPVPAIATGSVFTFIYTGDEKEINKYISIGERQNEGLGKMYVWVKDAVLNDNLALKEKDWISTSNKEKAKTPDLENVLSILINNIKRQENLLKLKKKALYNAERLNNNSEKIDNQQKLSINSTTINNLLVKYINGWKYSDFVEFISYIKDTDKRKMVEELVFKDKEEGSLEINSSNESNNSPEVNTNSINKAAEEKRKDLNEIKESIERFEDVKKISNNNAKEELLEYYLKYYYINLLTQCRLNIRIIGNEKGGDKNDK